The DNA sequence GCCGCTTGGCCGTGGTGAAGCTGCGTTCCACCGCGCCGGCAAAGCGCGCCCTTTCGCGCTGTTCCTGATTGAAGCCCTGCACCACCTTCATGGCGCCCAGCACTTCCGTCACCTGCGCGCCGATATCGGCCACCCGATCCTGACTCTCGCGCGAAACGTTGCGTACGCGCCGGCCGATGATCACGATCGGCAGCAGCACCAGCGGCACCGCCACCACCAGCAGCAGGGTGAGATGCGGCGCGAGATAAAGCAGATAGGCCGTGCCCCCCAGCGCCATCAGCGCATTGCGCAGCGCGATGGAAATGGTGCTGCCCACCACGGTTTCGATCTGCGCCGTATCCGCCGTCATCCGCGAGGAGATTTCCTTGGGGCTGTTCTCCTCGAAGAAGCCGGGGGAAAGGCGCAGCAAATTGGTCTGCACCGCCAGCCGAATGTCCGCCACCACGCGCTCGCCCAGCAGGCTGACGAAATAGTAACGGCAGGCCGTGCCCAGTGCGAGCACCACCACGATACCGAAGAGATAGCGAAACCACCGGCCGATCGCCGCCGGATCGGCGCCTTCGGCAAAACCGCGGTCGATGATGAGGCGGAAGCCGGCCGGGATCGCCAGAGTGGCCGCAGCAGTAACGATCAGCGCGAGCAGCGCCAGCGAGACCATCAGCGGATAGGCGCCGGCGGCGCGGAAGATCATCGCCAGCGGGCCAAGGTTGCGGGCGGGTTCTACGGGTTGCGAAGCGGGAGAGCGGGCCATTGCGGCCGCGTTAGCCGATCTGCCCACAGGATTGAAGCGGCAGCGGCACCAGGATTGCTTCCGCTTCTTTGCCGCATTGCAACAAAATGCCTATATGAAGCGTATGCAGTATCGGCAGACCCGCGGAAATGCCGCGGCTCGCCGGGAAAGATCGAGGGAAACACAGTGCTTTACCATGCCTATGAGATGCAGCGTGCGCTTCTGTCCAGCGCCAGCCGCTGGGCGGAAATCGGCGCCGAACTGCTCGACAATCCCAGCCTGCCGATGGGATATTTCGGCATGGGGCCGACCATGGCCAGCGCGCTCAAGGTGTTCGCCCACATCTACGAGGATCGCGGCAAGCCCGCCTTCAACATCGACAGCGTGACCGTGGAGGGCAAGGAATGGCCCGTGGCGGAAGCGGTGGTGTTCGAGAAGCCGTTCGGTTCGCTGCGCCATTTCCGGCGCGAAGGCCTGCCCAAAGGCGCCCCGCGCTTGATGATCGTTGCGCCCATGAGCGGCCATTACGCCACGCTGCTGCGCGGCACGGTGGCGCGGATGGTGGAAAACCAGGAAGTGTGGATCACCGACTGGGCGGATGCCAAGATGGTGCCGCTGAGCGAAGGGGATTTCGATCTCGACGATTACATCGACTATCTGATCGAGTTCCTCCACTTCACCGGTGAAGGCACGCATATGCTGGCGGTGTGCCAGCCCTCCGTGCCGGCCTTTGCGGCGGCAGCGGTGATGGGGGCGGAGAAGGATCCGTTCCGCCCCGCCACGCTCACCATGATGGGTGGCCCGGTGGATACCCGCGCCAGCCCCACTTCCGTGAACGACGTCGCGATGGAACGGCCGCTGTCGTGGTTCCGCAACAATGTGGTCGCCACGGTGCCGATGAACTATCCGGGCGCGGGGCGGCAAGTCTATCCCGGCTTCCTGCAGCTGGCCGGCTTCATCTCCATGAACCTGCAGAACCACATGATGAGCCATTTCGAGATGTTCAAACATCTCACCATGGGCGATCAGGAAAGCGCAGACGCGACCAAGAAGTTCTACGACGAATATCTCTCCGTCTGCGACATGACGGCGGAGTTCTATCTGGAAACGATCGACCAGGTGTTCCAGCGCCACACCCTGCCGCGCGGGGAGTTCAACCACCGTGGCAAGCTGATCGACCCCGGCGCGATCCGCGACACCGCGCTGCTGGCGATCGAGGGGGAGCGGGACGACATTTCCGGCATCGGCCAGACCCGCGCCGCGCTCGATCTCGCCCGGAGCCTGCCGGAGGCGCAGAAGAAATATCA is a window from the Altererythrobacter sp. B11 genome containing:
- a CDS encoding polyhydroxyalkanoate depolymerase; its protein translation is MLYHAYEMQRALLSSASRWAEIGAELLDNPSLPMGYFGMGPTMASALKVFAHIYEDRGKPAFNIDSVTVEGKEWPVAEAVVFEKPFGSLRHFRREGLPKGAPRLMIVAPMSGHYATLLRGTVARMVENQEVWITDWADAKMVPLSEGDFDLDDYIDYLIEFLHFTGEGTHMLAVCQPSVPAFAAAAVMGAEKDPFRPATLTMMGGPVDTRASPTSVNDVAMERPLSWFRNNVVATVPMNYPGAGRQVYPGFLQLAGFISMNLQNHMMSHFEMFKHLTMGDQESADATKKFYDEYLSVCDMTAEFYLETIDQVFQRHTLPRGEFNHRGKLIDPGAIRDTALLAIEGERDDISGIGQTRAALDLARSLPEAQKKYHFAREVGHYGIFNGSKWRQRIAPVVEEWMRTHAR